The following proteins are encoded in a genomic region of Heptranchias perlo isolate sHepPer1 chromosome 6, sHepPer1.hap1, whole genome shotgun sequence:
- the lipt1 gene encoding lipoyltransferase 1, mitochondrial, with product MMLLLNGRLRAVWRALSPARLTTPAAFDDLQGGALLLQSASTDVYENLAAEDWLHQHLQCRDREVLLLWRNRPAVVIGRHQNPWQECNLKLMRDKGVKLSRRRSGGGTVYHDLGNINVTFFTSKKGYNRRRNLELVISALKRIRPHLDILATDRYDLLLNGAFKISGTASKIGRTSAYHHFTLLCNSDKSLLSSVLRTPHQGIKSNATPSIPATVKNLWEEDPTLTCDVLMDAIAEEYARHHNLQNQIMLIDPKDNLVLPEVNKFTQELKSWDWIYGRTPKFSVSHTFSVDHNLSGAEVKLNMSIDRGRIESCNIEVLSDWLPAAMCDQLASDLIGSKFCPTETLVLASAHLRFCPQDNELHNKWNVLCEKVMAIM from the coding sequence ATGATGCTCTTACTGAATGGTCGACTCCGGGCGGTGTGGCGAGCGCTCTCCCCCGCTCGCCTCACCACTCCGGCCGCTTTCGACGACCTCCAGGGTGGCGCCCTTCTCCTGCAGTCCGCGTCCACCGATGTTTACGAGAACCTGGCGGCGGAGGACTGGCTGCACCAGCACCTGCAGTGCCGGGACCGAGAGGTGCTCCTGCTGTGGAGGAACCGCCCAGCCGTGGTCATCGGCCGCCACCAGAACCCCTGGCAGGAATGCAACCTGAAACTCATGAGGGACAAAGGCGTCAAGCTCAGccggaggaggagcgggggagGCACCGTGTACCACGACCTCGGCAACATCAACGTGACCTTCTTCACCTCCAAGAAAGGGTACAACAGGCGCCGGAACTTGGAGCTGGTCATCTCTGCCCTGAAGAGGATCCGGCCTCACCTGGACATCTTGGCCACAGACAGGTACGACCTGCTGCTCAACGGTGCCTTTAAGATCTCCGGCACTGCCTCCAAGATTGGAAGGACCTCTGCTTACCACCATTTCACCTTGCTTTGTAACTCAGACAAGTCTTTACTGTCCTCTGTGCTGCGCACTCCTCACCAAGGTATAAAAAGCAACGCTACCCCTAGTATACCTGCCACTGTGAAAAACCTCTGGGAAGAGGATCCCACTCTCACTTGCGATGTCTTGATGGATGCCATTGCAGAAGAGTATGCAAGGCACCACAACCTCCAAAACCAAATCATGCTCATTGACCCCAAAGACAATTTGGTGCTACCAGAAGTTAACAAATTTACCCAGGAGCTTAAGAGCTGGGACTGGATCTATGGAAGAACACCCAAGTTCAGTGTCAGTCACACTTTCTCTGTGGACCATAATTTATCCGGGGCAGAAGTTAAATTGAACATGAGCATCGATCGTGGCAGAATTGAAAGCTGTAATATTGAAGTGTTGTCTGATTGGCTGCCAGCGGCAATGTGTGACCAGCTAGCTTCAGACCTCATTGGCAGCAAGTTTTGCCCCACTGAAACACTGGTTTTGGCAAGTGCGCATTTAAGGTTTTGTCCTCAGGACAATGAGCTACATAACAAATGGAATGTACTTTGTGAAAAAGTTATGGCAATTATGTAG